In one window of Ruminococcus hominis DNA:
- the thiH gene encoding 2-iminoacetate synthase ThiH, with translation MENTHINESILSEEILEDQKKNRIDHMTYLPGMEDIGSEIMDQVISAMEEYDYSKYTAADVKNAIAHSERTPEDFKALLSPAALPFLEEIAQAAQLETRKHFGNSVYMFTPIYIANYCENYCIYCGFNCHNKINRAQLNAQEIEKEMAAIAETGLQEILILTGESRSKSTVEYIGEACKIARKYFKVIGLEIYPVNSDEYAYLHECGADYVTVFQETYNSDKYETLHLAGHKRIFPYRVNAQERALKGGMRGVGFGALLGLDDFRKDAFATGYHAYLLQRKYPHAEIAFSCPRLRPIINNDRINPMDVHEPQLLQVVCAYRLFMPFASITVSTRECARVRDNLVSISATKISAGVSTGIGSHVDDIEDKGDDQFEISDERSVDEVYQALLERHLQPVMSDYIYV, from the coding sequence ATGGAAAATACACATATTAATGAAAGTATTTTAAGCGAAGAAATTCTGGAAGATCAGAAGAAAAACAGAATTGATCATATGACATATCTTCCGGGAATGGAAGACATTGGTTCGGAAATTATGGATCAGGTAATAAGTGCAATGGAGGAATATGATTACAGTAAATATACAGCGGCAGATGTAAAAAATGCGATTGCACATTCGGAGCGTACACCAGAAGATTTCAAGGCACTTTTATCTCCGGCAGCGTTACCATTTCTGGAAGAAATCGCACAGGCCGCACAGCTGGAAACAAGAAAACATTTTGGAAATAGTGTTTATATGTTTACTCCGATCTATATTGCAAATTATTGTGAGAATTATTGTATTTATTGTGGATTCAACTGTCACAACAAAATTAACCGTGCACAATTAAATGCACAGGAGATTGAAAAAGAAATGGCGGCGATCGCTGAAACCGGATTACAGGAAATTCTGATTCTTACGGGAGAAAGCCGTAGCAAATCTACAGTAGAATATATAGGTGAAGCCTGTAAGATTGCAAGAAAATATTTTAAAGTAATCGGTCTGGAAATCTATCCGGTTAATTCGGATGAGTATGCATATTTGCATGAATGTGGTGCGGATTATGTTACAGTATTCCAGGAAACCTACAATTCGGATAAATATGAGACGCTGCATCTGGCAGGACATAAAAGAATCTTCCCATATCGTGTCAATGCACAGGAGAGAGCTTTAAAAGGAGGTATGCGAGGCGTTGGTTTCGGAGCACTTCTTGGATTGGATGATTTCAGAAAAGATGCATTTGCAACAGGATATCATGCATACCTTTTACAACGAAAATATCCACATGCAGAGATTGCATTTTCATGTCCGAGACTTCGTCCGATTATTAATAATGACAGAATCAATCCGATGGATGTCCATGAGCCGCAGCTTTTACAGGTAGTCTGTGCATATCGTCTGTTTATGCCATTTGCAAGCATTACAGTTTCAACGAGAGAGTGTGCACGTGTCAGAGATAATCTGGTAAGTATTTCTGCAACAAAAATTTCTGCGGGGGTAAGTACAGGAATTGGAAGTCATGTGGACGATATTGAAGATAAGGGTGATGACCAGTTTGAAATTTCGGATGAACGTTCTGTAGATGAGGTGTATCAGGCGTTATTAGAGCGTCATTTACAGCCGGTTATGAGTGATTATATTTACGTGTAA
- a CDS encoding thiamine phosphate synthase, translating to MNCDLAGQDFKIIAVSNRKLCERPFTEQIERVCQIKPEAIILREKDLSEEEYKILAERIMESCEQYQVKCILHTFWKTAAKLGCTSIHLPMAELRKLPEEEKKHFREIGTSVHSVEEAEEAVNLGATYLTAGHIYTTNCKKGVPPRGLGFLKEVCSRVKRPVYAIGGIRFDQEQWEELKQAGAEGGCIMSGMMNL from the coding sequence ATGAATTGCGATTTGGCAGGGCAGGATTTCAAAATCATAGCAGTTAGTAATCGTAAATTGTGTGAAAGACCATTTACAGAGCAGATAGAACGTGTATGTCAGATAAAGCCAGAAGCAATTATCCTGCGTGAAAAAGATTTGTCAGAAGAGGAATATAAAATTTTGGCTGAAAGGATAATGGAAAGCTGCGAACAGTATCAGGTTAAATGTATTTTACATACTTTCTGGAAAACAGCTGCTAAGCTTGGCTGTACTTCGATACATCTTCCTATGGCAGAATTAAGAAAACTTCCGGAAGAAGAGAAAAAACATTTTAGAGAAATAGGTACTTCTGTTCATTCTGTGGAAGAGGCAGAAGAGGCAGTCAATCTTGGAGCAACGTATTTGACAGCGGGGCATATTTATACGACAAACTGTAAGAAAGGTGTTCCGCCAAGAGGACTTGGATTTCTAAAAGAGGTTTGCAGCAGGGTGAAGCGTCCTGTATATGCAATCGGAGGAATCCGGTTTGATCAAGAACAGTGGGAAGAACTAAAACAGGCAGGCGCAGAAGGCGGTTGCATCATGTCTGGGATGATGAACCTTTAG